Sequence from the Thermocoleostomius sinensis A174 genome:
AGGAGATACCAACCGGGTAGTTTGGAAAAGCTTTAGCCAGACGGATTTAGTGAGTTACTGGCACGAAAGGTGGGTCACTCCTAGACTTGATAATTTGCAAACCAGACTGGAGTTGTACCCTGACCAATAAGAGTCTGACATATACTTGGTTTATGCCCAAACTAGACATTATCCACAATGCCGTAAAAAATGCACTGATTAAGGATGGATGGCTGGTTACAGATGATCCTTACGTCATTCAATACCGCAGAACCGTGCTGTATGCTGATCTGGGTGCTGAGCGTCCAATTGCAGTTGAACGAAATGGGCAGAAGCTAGTTGTGGAGGTAAAAAGCTTTGTTGGAGCATCTAAGATACAAGATTTGAAAGAGGCTCTCGGTCAGTATGACATATACCGCTATCTTTTAGAGGAAATAGCCCCAGACCGTAAGTTGTACGTTGCCGTCAACAAAGTTGCATACAATACCTTTTTTACTCAAGATGTGACTCAACTCATTCTCAATAAACATCGACTTCCCATCATTGTTGTAGATATAGAAATGGAGGAAATTTTGCAATGGATAAATTGACTGAGTATCCAAAGCTAATTCAGCGCATTTTGACTGAGTACGTGGAGTTGAGTAAACGTCACCCTAATCCAGACATTGAAACGTTTTTGATTGTAGATGAGGCTAAAGCCAACTATATCTGGATGAACCTTGGTTGGCAGAATGGGGAACGTATTGCTGGGATGACAGTCTATGTTCGGATTCGGGATGGTAAATTCTGGATCGAAGAAGATTGGACTGAAAACGGTATTGCGACTGATTTAATTCGCGAAGGTGTTCCCAAAGAAGATATCGTGTTGGCATTCCATGAGCCTAAGATGAGGCAGTATACGGAGTTTGCTGTAGCATCGTAGTAGCGGCGCAGGCTAACACTGCGTTGGTGCGGACGGGCGAGAGATCTTGGTGAGAGTTCGAGGTTATCTGCCGCCGCACAACTTCACCGTTATGCTGCTTAGCTTTGGTAGGGGCGTAGCTGAAA
This genomic interval carries:
- a CDS encoding XisH family protein, with protein sequence MPKLDIIHNAVKNALIKDGWLVTDDPYVIQYRRTVLYADLGAERPIAVERNGQKLVVEVKSFVGASKIQDLKEALGQYDIYRYLLEEIAPDRKLYVAVNKVAYNTFFTQDVTQLILNKHRLPIIVVDIEMEEILQWIN
- a CDS encoding XisI protein is translated as MDKLTEYPKLIQRILTEYVELSKRHPNPDIETFLIVDEAKANYIWMNLGWQNGERIAGMTVYVRIRDGKFWIEEDWTENGIATDLIREGVPKEDIVLAFHEPKMRQYTEFAVAS